In Gemmatimonadota bacterium, a single genomic region encodes these proteins:
- a CDS encoding CocE/NonD family hydrolase: MSEMNRIGLGLVLGILAATPLAAQQPEPLQSCPAPANAGAVEVARTSVYVPMNDGVRLAVDINLPKGLPAGAKLPTILVSTRYWRAAEGQPAGPNERFFLARGYAYVYADVRGTGASFGQWYYPWAPREVQDIGELVTWIAKQPWSDGQVGSIGTSYTGNTAQLVAAANHPGVKAVVPRFMDFDAYADLTYPGGVTNQMLLRDWGTMVYAMDMNKVPDAPMGVRRVDADTDGKLLAGAVADHQKNPPLHLAMDSAIVYRDDVVKQFGGATNDMSGTYRYRDPVERSRVPIFGWAGWLDAGTSQGVLNRFLNWSNPQIVVIGPWSHGGGFHTSPFFPADRPTEPSSLRQTEQATCFFDQHMKGKPNQMAEKAIIYYTLGEDTWKKTTTWPVAGTTARRFYLAGDKGLAAAKPAGGADQYQVDFDVSTGTRNRWYTQLGGADVVYPDRAAQDARMLAYTSPPLDRDLEVTGHPVVTLEVASTAPDGNVFVYLEDVSPEGVSTYVTEGMLRTLHRKVSTGKAPYRTLYPYRSFERKDGQPMIPGQPATLTFQLIPTSVLFKAGHRIRIAVAGADKETFQRLPSSGNVTLTVRHGGSFIDLPVVPRRR; the protein is encoded by the coding sequence CGTTCCCATGAACGACGGGGTTCGGCTGGCCGTCGACATCAATTTACCCAAGGGCCTTCCGGCCGGCGCCAAACTCCCCACAATTTTGGTATCGACGCGCTATTGGCGGGCCGCCGAGGGCCAGCCGGCGGGCCCGAATGAGCGGTTCTTCCTGGCGCGAGGATATGCCTACGTCTATGCGGACGTCCGGGGCACCGGCGCCTCGTTCGGACAGTGGTACTACCCCTGGGCTCCCCGGGAGGTGCAAGACATCGGCGAGTTGGTAACCTGGATTGCCAAGCAACCGTGGTCCGATGGCCAGGTCGGCTCGATCGGCACGTCGTACACCGGGAATACCGCGCAGTTGGTGGCCGCGGCGAACCACCCGGGTGTCAAAGCGGTGGTGCCCCGGTTCATGGACTTCGATGCCTACGCGGACTTGACCTATCCCGGGGGCGTCACCAACCAAATGTTGCTCCGCGACTGGGGCACGATGGTCTACGCCATGGACATGAACAAAGTCCCGGATGCCCCGATGGGCGTCAGGCGGGTCGACGCGGACACCGACGGCAAACTCCTGGCCGGGGCGGTGGCGGATCACCAGAAGAACCCGCCCCTGCATCTAGCCATGGACAGTGCGATCGTTTATCGGGACGACGTCGTGAAGCAGTTCGGCGGAGCGACCAACGACATGTCGGGCACCTACCGGTATCGCGACCCGGTGGAACGGTCGCGGGTGCCGATTTTCGGCTGGGCCGGCTGGCTCGACGCCGGCACGTCGCAGGGCGTCCTCAACCGGTTCCTCAACTGGTCCAATCCCCAGATCGTGGTCATCGGTCCGTGGAGCCACGGCGGGGGGTTCCACACCAGCCCCTTCTTCCCGGCCGACCGGCCGACCGAGCCGAGTTCCCTCCGCCAGACCGAGCAGGCCACCTGCTTCTTCGACCAACACATGAAGGGCAAGCCGAACCAGATGGCCGAGAAGGCCATCATCTACTACACGTTAGGCGAGGACACGTGGAAGAAGACGACCACCTGGCCGGTGGCCGGGACGACCGCCCGCCGGTTCTACCTGGCCGGCGACAAGGGACTGGCCGCGGCGAAGCCGGCCGGCGGCGCCGACCAGTATCAGGTTGACTTCGACGTCAGCACCGGGACCCGGAATCGGTGGTACACCCAGTTAGGCGGGGCGGACGTGGTCTATCCGGATCGAGCGGCCCAAGACGCCCGGATGCTGGCCTATACCTCGCCGCCACTCGACCGGGACCTCGAGGTCACCGGGCACCCCGTCGTCACGCTCGAGGTGGCCTCGACCGCCCCGGACGGCAACGTCTTCGTCTACCTGGAAGATGTCTCGCCGGAGGGCGTGTCGACCTACGTGACCGAGGGGATGTTGCGGACGCTGCATCGGAAGGTGTCCACCGGGAAGGCGCCGTACCGGACCCTCTACCCGTACCGGAGCTTCGAGCGGAAAGACGGCCAGCCGATGATCCCGGGGCAGCCGGCCACGCTGACCTTCCAGTTGATCCCGACCTCGGTGCTGTTCAAGGCGGGCCATCGGATCCGCATTGCGGTGGCCGGTGCCGACAAGGAAACGTTCCAACGCCTCCCGTCGAGCGGGAACGTCACCCTGACGGTGCGGCACGGCGGTTCGTTCATCGACCTTCCGGTGGTGCCACGCCGCCGGTGA
- a CDS encoding acylase: protein MDPIAMKRLLVGLTLAAGCAGPEAPTKTEILWDTWGVPHIYATNDVEAFKAFGYAQAAAHGNLVLKLYGEARGRASEYWGEANLRTDRFVRTMGIPGRAAQWYQQVNPAYRANLDAFAAGFNQYAAQHPDRIVDSVKVVLPVTAQDALAHGQRVINFLFMFFGQADLPETMNNDAPPGSNMWAISPQRSATGNALLLGNPHLLWKDLYLFFEAHLVTGDRNFYGTTLVGMPTPAIGFNDFVGWSHTVNTQDGVDVYRLVKQGAGYRYDGAEQPFVSRTELIPVKGAGGTIRTDTLLVKESIQGPVFSEDATTALAVRVAGLDDPNAWDQWWKMGAAKSMAEFEGVVKEIHVPFFNVMAASQDGHIYYFFGGKTPKRSRGDFGYWSGPVRGDSSALVWSEMLPYQELPHLMDPVTGWFQNANDPPWTVSFPLIFNPDSFAAYVSPRGMSFRPQQSASMQLADSSVTLEELIEYKHSTRMGLADRLLPELLDAARTRGDADAKRAAEVLEKWDRSADASSRGTVLFQNWVLALFKASKGNIFARPWRPDSALTTPAGLANPAQAAEALSLATKETEKSVGALDRPYGDVMRLRSGQYDFPSNGASGDPFGVFRVADYAPDKDGKFTNIGGDTYYQAVEFSKPVRAKVLTAYGNSTQPGSKHIGDQLELYSKKAMRDAWRTRKEIEANLELREAIK from the coding sequence ATGGACCCAATAGCCATGAAGCGACTTCTCGTGGGTCTGACCTTGGCGGCCGGCTGTGCCGGCCCGGAGGCTCCAACCAAGACGGAAATTCTCTGGGACACCTGGGGCGTGCCCCACATCTACGCCACGAACGATGTCGAGGCCTTCAAGGCCTTCGGCTATGCCCAGGCGGCGGCCCACGGCAATCTCGTCCTCAAGCTGTACGGTGAAGCCCGGGGGCGGGCCTCGGAGTATTGGGGGGAGGCCAACCTCCGGACCGATCGGTTCGTCCGGACCATGGGAATCCCCGGCCGGGCGGCCCAGTGGTATCAGCAGGTGAATCCTGCCTACCGGGCCAATCTCGATGCCTTCGCCGCCGGGTTCAATCAGTACGCGGCGCAGCATCCCGACCGGATCGTCGACAGCGTCAAGGTCGTCCTACCCGTAACGGCCCAGGATGCGCTGGCCCACGGGCAGCGGGTGATCAACTTCCTGTTCATGTTCTTCGGCCAAGCCGACCTGCCCGAGACCATGAACAACGACGCGCCGCCCGGTTCCAACATGTGGGCTATCAGCCCCCAGCGGTCAGCCACCGGGAACGCATTGCTGCTCGGGAACCCCCACCTGCTGTGGAAAGATCTCTATCTGTTCTTCGAGGCGCATCTGGTAACCGGCGATCGGAATTTCTACGGCACGACCCTGGTCGGGATGCCGACCCCGGCCATTGGCTTCAACGATTTCGTCGGGTGGTCGCACACCGTCAACACCCAAGACGGGGTCGATGTCTACCGGCTCGTCAAGCAGGGCGCTGGTTACCGCTACGACGGCGCCGAGCAGCCATTCGTCAGCCGGACGGAGTTGATCCCGGTGAAGGGGGCGGGCGGCACCATCCGGACCGACACCCTGCTGGTCAAAGAATCCATCCAGGGCCCGGTGTTCAGCGAGGACGCCACGACCGCCCTCGCGGTCCGGGTGGCCGGGCTCGATGATCCCAATGCCTGGGACCAGTGGTGGAAGATGGGCGCGGCCAAGTCGATGGCGGAGTTCGAGGGCGTCGTCAAGGAGATCCATGTCCCGTTCTTCAACGTCATGGCGGCCAGTCAGGACGGCCACATCTATTACTTCTTCGGCGGGAAGACCCCGAAACGAAGTCGCGGAGACTTCGGCTATTGGTCCGGCCCGGTCCGAGGTGACAGCTCCGCCTTGGTGTGGAGCGAGATGTTACCCTACCAGGAGCTGCCTCACCTGATGGATCCGGTCACCGGGTGGTTCCAGAACGCCAACGATCCACCGTGGACGGTGAGCTTCCCGCTGATCTTCAATCCGGATTCGTTCGCCGCCTACGTCTCGCCCCGAGGGATGAGCTTCCGGCCCCAACAGTCAGCCTCGATGCAGCTGGCCGATTCGAGTGTGACACTGGAGGAACTGATCGAGTACAAGCACTCGACCCGGATGGGATTGGCCGACCGCCTCCTGCCTGAGCTCCTCGACGCCGCTCGGACCCGGGGTGACGCCGATGCCAAACGGGCCGCCGAGGTGCTCGAGAAGTGGGACCGGAGCGCTGACGCCAGCAGTCGGGGCACGGTGCTGTTTCAGAATTGGGTCTTGGCGCTCTTCAAGGCCTCCAAGGGCAACATCTTTGCCAGGCCCTGGCGGCCCGACTCGGCCCTGACCACGCCGGCCGGGCTGGCCAACCCGGCCCAAGCCGCGGAGGCGCTCAGTCTGGCGACGAAGGAAACCGAAAAATCCGTCGGGGCCCTCGATCGTCCGTACGGCGACGTCATGCGGCTCCGCTCCGGCCAGTACGATTTCCCCAGCAACGGGGCGAGTGGTGACCCATTCGGAGTCTTCCGGGTGGCCGACTATGCTCCGGATAAGGACGGGAAGTTCACCAACATCGGCGGCGATACCTACTACCAGGCCGTCGAGTTCTCGAAGCCGGTCCGGGCCAAGGTGCTGACCGCCTACGGCAACTCGACCCAGCCGGGGTCCAAGCACATCGGCGATCAGCTCGAATTGTACTCTAAGAAAGCCATGCGCGATGCGTGGCGGACCCGGAAGGAAATCGAAGCCAACCTTGAGCTCCGGGAAGCAATCAAATGA
- a CDS encoding fatty-acid--CoA ligase, whose amino-acid sequence MDGLMMGWQLNLTTMLERARRLHGRREIVSRTPGGMHRYTYKEYVDRVDRLRTALAKLGVKPGDRVATFAWNSYRHFEIYFAAPCMGAVIHTLNVRLFPDQLVYIANHAADKVVCVDATLLPLFQKIRPQLSTIEHVIVIPDDGKPVDPAVGLDYEQLLAESEPAQGYPAIDENSAAAMCYTSGTTGNPKGVVYSHRAIVLHTMVQVGADMMNLRAVDAILAIVPLFHANAWGLPYAGVMTGAKMVWPGPFLQPQDVAELIESEGVSFIGGVPTIIGALYQYLKVNRDQHDVSSLKSIAVGGSACPRSLMEGFRNDFGVWITHAWGMTETTPLGSLCVIKPHLQNLPAEQELQYRLKQGTPAPFVEVRIVNEAGKELPWDGVAFGELQIRGPWIVKGYHNDPRSAECFQDGWFRTGDVSTIDPEGYLQLVDRTKDVVKSGGEWISSVELENAIMMHPGVLEAAVVGIYHPKWEERPLACVVQKPGITLTAGDIIAAIKDRFATWWLPNDVVFIESVPKTSVGKFDKKVLREQFRHHQWTQ is encoded by the coding sequence ATGGACGGCTTGATGATGGGTTGGCAGCTCAACCTCACCACGATGCTCGAGCGGGCCCGGCGCCTCCACGGCCGCCGGGAAATCGTGAGCCGAACCCCAGGCGGGATGCACCGGTACACCTACAAAGAATACGTCGACCGCGTGGACCGGCTCCGAACCGCCCTGGCCAAACTGGGTGTCAAGCCCGGCGATCGGGTGGCGACTTTTGCCTGGAATTCCTACCGGCACTTCGAGATTTATTTTGCGGCGCCGTGTATGGGGGCCGTCATTCACACTCTGAACGTCAGGTTGTTTCCCGACCAGCTCGTCTACATTGCCAACCACGCCGCTGACAAGGTGGTGTGCGTGGACGCCACGTTGCTGCCGCTCTTCCAGAAGATCCGGCCGCAGCTCAGCACCATCGAACACGTCATTGTCATCCCGGACGACGGAAAGCCGGTCGACCCGGCCGTCGGGCTCGATTACGAACAGCTGCTGGCCGAGTCGGAGCCAGCGCAAGGCTACCCGGCCATCGACGAAAACTCGGCCGCCGCCATGTGCTATACCTCAGGCACCACCGGCAACCCCAAAGGTGTGGTGTACTCTCACCGCGCGATCGTGCTCCACACCATGGTGCAGGTCGGCGCCGATATGATGAACCTCCGGGCCGTCGACGCCATTTTGGCCATCGTGCCGCTGTTCCATGCCAACGCCTGGGGCTTGCCGTACGCCGGCGTGATGACCGGTGCCAAAATGGTCTGGCCCGGTCCGTTCCTTCAGCCCCAGGACGTCGCGGAGCTGATCGAGAGCGAGGGGGTCTCGTTCATCGGTGGCGTGCCGACGATCATCGGCGCCCTATACCAGTACCTCAAGGTTAATCGGGACCAACACGACGTCTCCTCGCTCAAGAGCATCGCCGTCGGCGGATCGGCCTGCCCCCGCTCGCTCATGGAAGGGTTCCGGAACGATTTCGGGGTCTGGATTACCCACGCGTGGGGCATGACCGAGACCACTCCGCTCGGCAGCCTCTGCGTCATCAAACCACATCTCCAGAATCTGCCGGCTGAGCAAGAACTGCAATACCGGTTGAAACAGGGCACCCCGGCCCCCTTTGTCGAAGTCCGGATCGTCAACGAGGCGGGGAAGGAGTTGCCCTGGGACGGGGTCGCGTTCGGCGAGCTCCAGATCCGGGGTCCCTGGATCGTGAAGGGCTATCACAACGATCCCCGGAGCGCCGAGTGTTTTCAGGATGGCTGGTTCCGGACCGGGGACGTCTCTACCATTGACCCCGAAGGGTACCTCCAGCTCGTCGACCGGACCAAGGATGTCGTCAAGAGCGGCGGCGAGTGGATCTCGAGCGTCGAGCTCGAAAATGCCATCATGATGCATCCCGGCGTCCTCGAAGCGGCGGTCGTTGGGATCTATCACCCCAAGTGGGAGGAGCGGCCGTTGGCGTGTGTGGTCCAGAAGCCGGGCATCACGCTCACTGCCGGCGACATCATCGCCGCCATCAAGGACCGGTTCGCGACCTGGTGGCTGCCGAACGACGTGGTCTTCATCGAGTCGGTTCCGAAGACCAGCGTCGGCAAGTTCGACAAGAAGGTGCTCCGCGAGCAATTCCGCCATCACCAATGGACCCAATAG
- a CDS encoding RagB/SusD family nutrient uptake outer membrane protein, with the protein MNTMVVRQISRLMIPAAFVATLGACGSLLDVEFPGRIPSGQINDPGLAAVLTRSVIGDFECAYSNYMSGSAVHSDEYETANSNVPLANWGERTIDADQDDYVVGSCEGNFGMQRTLHTARFQAEDIYNRLNGWTDAQVAGRAGLMATVRAYGGYAYLLMGEGFCEVAFDGGPRQSKTVALTTAETKLGEAVTLATTAGNADILNLARVGLARVKLDLKKYAEAAAAAQLVPVAYSKTVDRGAESPRRWNKLWRLADQIGAYTVATAYRDMGDPRVLVADAGRGSFNAEVRLWRTTKYAGLNSPMRLASSIEAQLILAEALAEQGQVANAMTILNARRAAVSLPPLVAQTQADAVAHVIAERRKELSFEGGHRLNDLLRKNIAWKVGANPFTNRAYGPTTCWPHPTKEINGA; encoded by the coding sequence ATGAATACCATGGTTGTTCGGCAGATCAGCCGACTCATGATTCCGGCGGCGTTCGTGGCCACTCTGGGCGCCTGCGGTAGCTTGCTCGACGTTGAATTTCCGGGTCGGATCCCATCCGGACAGATCAATGATCCCGGTCTGGCCGCGGTGTTGACCCGGAGCGTCATCGGCGACTTCGAGTGCGCCTACAGTAACTACATGTCGGGCTCGGCGGTTCACTCCGACGAGTACGAAACCGCCAACTCCAACGTGCCGCTCGCCAACTGGGGAGAACGGACGATCGACGCCGACCAAGACGACTACGTCGTCGGCTCCTGTGAAGGCAACTTCGGGATGCAGCGGACCCTCCACACCGCCCGGTTTCAGGCGGAGGACATCTACAACCGGCTGAATGGCTGGACCGACGCCCAAGTGGCCGGTCGAGCTGGGTTGATGGCCACCGTTCGGGCCTACGGCGGCTATGCCTATCTGTTAATGGGCGAGGGCTTCTGCGAGGTGGCGTTTGATGGCGGGCCCCGCCAATCCAAGACCGTTGCTCTGACGACCGCTGAAACCAAGCTCGGCGAGGCCGTTACGCTCGCCACCACGGCGGGCAACGCAGACATACTGAACCTGGCCCGGGTCGGCCTGGCCCGGGTCAAGTTAGACTTGAAGAAGTACGCCGAGGCGGCGGCGGCGGCCCAGTTGGTGCCGGTGGCCTACTCCAAGACCGTCGACCGGGGCGCCGAGAGTCCGCGGCGCTGGAACAAGCTCTGGCGGTTGGCCGACCAAATTGGCGCCTACACGGTAGCCACCGCCTACCGGGACATGGGCGATCCCCGGGTCTTGGTGGCCGATGCCGGCCGCGGTTCGTTCAACGCCGAAGTTCGGTTGTGGCGGACCACCAAGTACGCTGGGCTCAACTCCCCGATGCGCTTGGCGAGCTCTATCGAGGCCCAGTTGATCCTGGCCGAGGCCTTGGCCGAACAGGGGCAGGTGGCCAACGCCATGACGATTCTCAACGCCCGCCGGGCGGCGGTCAGCCTCCCGCCCTTAGTGGCCCAAACCCAGGCCGACGCGGTGGCCCATGTCATCGCCGAACGGCGCAAGGAACTGTCGTTCGAGGGTGGTCATCGGCTGAACGACCTCCTCCGGAAGAACATCGCCTGGAAGGTCGGTGCCAATCCGTTTACCAACCGCGCCTACGGGCCCACCACCTGCTGGCCGCACCCGACCAAGGAAATCAACGGGGCGTGA
- a CDS encoding SusC/RagA family TonB-linked outer membrane protein gives MFYSVGQALQGRGATLLLLALAGGVLAPSALAAQANVVNGTVVDSRSGRPLADATVRVEGTDLTARTGTRGEFRLQDVAGASVRLRVTRIGYQASVTEATTLGAPIQIKLTELVVKLDELVVTGTVQEATRRSLGNAIGQVQVANTIALAGSPAKLQDMLSVNVPGVRIVRASGAIGTGGTTRIRGSGSLSLSNEPLLYVDGVRVNNQAATRSLGFNGQESPSRINDLNPEEIESIEVLKGPSAATIYGTEASNGVIQIITKRGRGGRPTYEAHVDAGANWISNPWDRYPKNYYVSRVDNSIKMFDVQRFRQSRGFPDIFSTGTPLAAGASISGGSDQLRYFFSGDYNRDEGPVDYNWQNKQAIRSNLSYSSPSNKFKMDLSLGYVRSRTRGASGTQPITTSILWACNFPWCEPTGDTTKTGWNGPGEGFQFYRPGDYQSVQGYDNIDKLTMSVQLTHRPFPWLRHRLAVGPDYTNNKSSQLVFRDATGYNPFFASSLGQKQALQLRSTFLTLDYGANADWNLSKSLVSTTSVGAQYYSKVFDQVLAQGFEFPIPGPSDVGGGARRDGAESFIQNKNFGMYAQQQFAFKNRIFLTGAIRADDNSAFGSNFDAVYYPKVALAWVLSEESFLSNLNWLTQFKVRGAWGRAGQQPDVFSAIQTYQPSVGPSGSGNVTPQNIGNTDLKPEVGEELELGFDAGMFNQRVGIEFTYYKKTNKDAIISVPNRPSRGFPGVQFLNIGAVQNKGIEIGIDGSVVNSRTFGLDLRGTIATNGSLITDLGGTPTAFVGNSYIQQWNARGYAPNSFFYKRWRGSTISNVQVGPWTLPLGTNPICEGGTDLAAKLANGSADPNAGVGNGTDVPCGTAPRLYAGRPTPSWNGSFSATVRLGQRLRLLGLVDYVGGHSALVGDVGAQHTFFRNSRASLEGNPIVEAMRLDANGPGAAGLFNAGFARLRTVSASYDFPTTLTNWLGASRGSVTLSAENMMFLWRAQKTSFGAEWIDPELLPNRSSDTNGNFGYTQESWPQLARIRTTFRFTF, from the coding sequence ATGTTTTACTCAGTCGGGCAGGCACTGCAAGGCCGGGGAGCAACGTTGCTGTTGCTGGCTCTGGCTGGCGGTGTCTTGGCGCCATCGGCCCTCGCCGCGCAGGCCAACGTGGTCAACGGGACCGTCGTCGATTCGCGAAGCGGTCGGCCCCTGGCTGACGCCACGGTTCGGGTCGAAGGCACCGACCTGACGGCCCGCACCGGGACCCGGGGCGAGTTCCGCCTCCAAGACGTGGCCGGGGCATCGGTCCGGCTCCGGGTCACCCGGATCGGGTACCAAGCCTCGGTCACCGAGGCCACGACTCTTGGCGCGCCGATCCAGATCAAACTGACCGAACTCGTCGTCAAGCTCGACGAATTGGTCGTCACTGGCACCGTGCAAGAGGCCACTCGACGGTCGCTCGGCAATGCGATCGGCCAGGTCCAGGTCGCCAACACGATCGCCTTAGCCGGTTCGCCGGCCAAGCTTCAAGACATGCTGTCCGTCAACGTGCCTGGCGTCCGGATCGTTCGGGCCAGCGGTGCGATCGGAACCGGCGGTACCACCCGGATCCGCGGGTCGGGCAGCTTGAGCCTCTCCAATGAGCCCCTCCTCTATGTCGACGGCGTTCGGGTCAACAACCAAGCCGCCACCCGGAGTCTTGGGTTCAACGGCCAGGAAAGCCCGTCCCGGATCAATGACTTGAACCCCGAGGAGATCGAGTCGATCGAGGTCCTCAAGGGTCCTTCGGCCGCCACGATCTACGGCACCGAAGCCTCGAACGGCGTGATCCAGATCATCACCAAGCGGGGCCGCGGCGGCCGACCGACCTACGAGGCCCATGTCGATGCCGGTGCCAACTGGATTTCCAATCCGTGGGATCGCTACCCGAAGAACTATTACGTGAGCCGGGTCGACAACTCGATCAAAATGTTCGACGTTCAGCGGTTCCGGCAGTCGCGCGGTTTCCCCGACATCTTCAGCACCGGCACGCCCCTCGCCGCCGGCGCCAGCATCAGCGGCGGATCCGACCAGCTCCGGTACTTCTTCTCCGGCGACTACAACCGAGACGAAGGCCCGGTCGACTATAACTGGCAGAACAAGCAGGCCATTCGGTCGAACCTGAGCTACTCGAGCCCGAGCAACAAGTTCAAGATGGACTTGTCCCTCGGCTACGTCCGGAGCCGGACTCGGGGTGCCTCGGGCACGCAGCCGATCACGACGTCAATTCTCTGGGCCTGTAACTTCCCGTGGTGCGAGCCGACCGGCGACACGACCAAGACCGGCTGGAACGGCCCGGGTGAGGGTTTCCAGTTCTATCGCCCCGGTGACTATCAGAGCGTTCAAGGCTACGACAACATCGACAAGCTGACGATGTCCGTTCAGCTGACCCACCGCCCGTTTCCCTGGCTTCGTCATCGGTTGGCCGTCGGTCCGGACTACACCAACAACAAGTCCTCGCAGTTAGTTTTCCGGGATGCCACCGGCTACAACCCGTTCTTTGCCTCCAGCTTGGGGCAGAAGCAGGCCCTCCAGCTCCGATCGACCTTCCTGACGTTGGACTACGGAGCGAACGCCGACTGGAACCTCAGCAAGAGCCTGGTGTCCACCACCTCGGTCGGGGCCCAGTACTACTCGAAGGTCTTCGATCAGGTCCTGGCGCAAGGGTTCGAGTTTCCGATCCCCGGCCCCTCGGACGTCGGCGGCGGCGCTCGCCGCGATGGAGCCGAGTCATTCATCCAGAACAAGAATTTCGGAATGTATGCTCAGCAGCAGTTCGCGTTCAAGAACCGGATCTTCTTGACCGGCGCCATCCGGGCCGACGACAACTCGGCCTTCGGCAGCAACTTCGACGCGGTGTACTATCCGAAAGTCGCCTTGGCCTGGGTGCTCTCTGAGGAGTCGTTCCTCTCGAACCTGAACTGGCTCACCCAGTTCAAGGTCCGAGGTGCCTGGGGCCGGGCCGGCCAGCAGCCGGACGTGTTCTCGGCGATTCAGACCTATCAGCCCAGTGTTGGTCCGTCGGGCAGCGGCAACGTGACCCCGCAAAACATCGGTAACACCGATCTCAAGCCGGAAGTCGGCGAAGAGCTTGAACTTGGCTTTGATGCCGGGATGTTCAATCAGCGGGTCGGGATCGAGTTTACGTACTACAAGAAGACCAACAAGGATGCGATCATCTCGGTACCGAACCGGCCGTCGCGCGGGTTCCCCGGGGTGCAATTCCTCAACATCGGCGCGGTCCAAAACAAGGGCATCGAGATCGGGATCGACGGGTCGGTCGTGAATTCGAGGACCTTCGGCCTCGATCTCCGCGGCACCATCGCCACGAACGGCAGCCTAATCACCGATCTCGGCGGCACCCCGACAGCCTTTGTCGGCAACTCTTACATCCAGCAGTGGAACGCCAGGGGGTACGCCCCGAACTCGTTCTTCTACAAGCGGTGGAGGGGCTCGACGATCAGCAATGTTCAGGTCGGTCCGTGGACCCTTCCGTTGGGGACCAACCCGATCTGCGAGGGCGGCACGGACTTGGCCGCCAAGTTGGCGAATGGTTCCGCCGATCCGAATGCCGGCGTAGGGAACGGTACCGATGTTCCGTGCGGCACCGCTCCCCGGCTCTATGCCGGCCGTCCGACCCCGTCGTGGAACGGCTCCTTCAGCGCCACCGTGCGGCTCGGCCAGCGGCTTCGGTTGCTCGGCTTGGTCGACTACGTCGGCGGCCACTCGGCCCTCGTCGGCGACGTCGGGGCTCAGCACACGTTCTTCCGGAACTCCCGGGCTTCGCTCGAGGGGAACCCGATCGTCGAGGCCATGCGGCTCGACGCGAACGGCCCTGGCGCCGCCGGCCTCTTCAACGCCGGTTTTGCCCGGCTGCGGACCGTGTCGGCCAGCTATGACTTCCCGACCACGCTGACCAACTGGCTGGGCGCCTCGCGCGGCTCGGTCACCCTCTCGGCGGAGAACATGATGTTCCTCTGGCGAGCGCAGAAAACCTCGTTCGGCGCCGAGTGGATCGATCCGGAGTTGCTCCCGAACCGGTCTAGCGACACCAACGGCAATTTCGGCTATACCCAGGAGTCGTGGCCGCAGCTGGCCCGAATCCGGACCACGTTCCGGTTCACCTTCTAA
- a CDS encoding methionine synthase translates to MTPPSRVPSAERRVPRADTIGSMLRPPTLLAARERHKTGTLDDAGLKAVEDRAVDYCVAVQELSGIGVVTDGEMRRNVFSSSLAQAVEGFDTITGNTVDWFTMDGKKETSPVTVGLVSKMKRKRHLSSEEFVYLRAKTRMPIKMTIPSPTMYAYYWVPGVSTAAYPNPDAYMADVTDILRDEVRELVRLGCPYIQFDAPEFGMVLDPHQQEWFRRKGFEPMKMVHDGIDMMNAIMEGFHDRCTFGLHVCRGNDANRYMGKGSYATIAEDILRRTHAKVLLLEYDDERSGDFSPLAKTADDKIVCLGLITTKRPHEETEDQVIARIQEAAKYVPLERLTLSTQCGFASVAKGNNIPFELQERKLNLVARVAAKVWG, encoded by the coding sequence ATGACCCCCCCAAGCCGAGTGCCAAGTGCCGAGCGCCGAGTGCCGAGAGCCGACACTATCGGCTCCATGCTTCGCCCTCCGACCTTGCTGGCCGCCCGCGAGCGCCACAAGACCGGCACCCTCGATGACGCGGGCCTGAAAGCGGTCGAGGACCGGGCCGTGGACTACTGCGTCGCGGTCCAGGAGTTGTCGGGTATCGGCGTGGTGACCGACGGCGAGATGCGCCGGAACGTGTTCTCGTCGAGCCTGGCCCAGGCGGTGGAGGGGTTCGACACCATTACCGGCAACACCGTCGACTGGTTTACGATGGACGGGAAGAAGGAGACCAGCCCGGTCACCGTCGGGCTAGTCAGCAAGATGAAGCGGAAGCGGCATCTATCGTCGGAGGAGTTCGTGTACCTCCGGGCGAAGACGCGGATGCCGATCAAAATGACGATTCCAAGTCCGACCATGTACGCCTACTACTGGGTGCCGGGGGTCAGCACCGCGGCCTATCCGAATCCCGATGCGTACATGGCCGACGTGACCGACATTCTGCGCGACGAGGTCCGGGAGTTGGTCCGGCTCGGCTGTCCCTATATCCAGTTCGACGCCCCGGAGTTCGGGATGGTCCTCGACCCCCACCAACAGGAGTGGTTCCGGCGGAAGGGCTTTGAGCCGATGAAGATGGTGCACGATGGGATCGACATGATGAACGCGATCATGGAAGGATTCCACGACCGCTGCACCTTTGGTCTCCACGTCTGTCGTGGCAACGACGCCAACCGGTACATGGGAAAGGGAAGCTACGCCACCATTGCCGAGGACATCCTCCGGCGAACCCACGCCAAGGTGCTCCTCCTCGAATACGACGACGAACGGAGCGGCGACTTCTCTCCGCTGGCCAAGACCGCCGACGACAAGATCGTTTGCTTGGGGCTCATTACGACCAAACGGCCCCATGAAGAAACCGAGGATCAGGTCATTGCCCGGATTCAGGAGGCGGCCAAGTACGTGCCCCTCGAACGCCTGACGTTGTCGACCCAGTGCGGGTTTGCGTCGGTTGCCAAGGGCAACAACATCCCGTTCGAGCTTCAGGAGCGAAAGCTCAACCTGGTGGCCCGCGTTGCGGCCAAAGTGTGGGGCTGA